In the genome of Ancylomarina subtilis, one region contains:
- the buk gene encoding butyrate kinase — protein MENRRILAINPGSTSTKIAVYQGDKSVFLKNIKHSNEELAQFNSISEQFEFRKDIILKELVDAEILIDFIEAVVGRGGLVKPIESGVYLVDENLKADLRVGVLGEHASNLGGLIADNIAQSLPNAKAYIADPVVVDEMIDVARVSGHPEFERISIFHALNQKAVGRAFASTLDKNYEDLNIIVAHLGGGISVGAHLKGRVIDVNNALDGEGPFSPERSGTLPAGALAKLCFSGKVTLDDLKKMIKGEGGLVAHMGTNDAYEIELKAKAGDEKAKLIQDAMAYQVGKSIGACAASLKGQVDGIILTGGIAHNADLVNYVKEMVSFVAPIIVYPGEDEMKALAMNGYMVLKGEIEPKRYV, from the coding sequence ATGGAAAATCGCAGAATTTTAGCTATTAATCCGGGATCTACATCTACAAAGATTGCCGTATACCAAGGCGACAAATCAGTCTTTCTAAAAAATATTAAGCACTCTAACGAAGAGTTAGCTCAGTTCAACAGCATTTCAGAACAATTTGAGTTTCGTAAAGATATCATCCTAAAAGAATTGGTTGATGCTGAGATTCTTATTGATTTTATTGAAGCTGTAGTTGGTCGTGGAGGTCTTGTTAAGCCTATTGAATCAGGTGTTTACTTGGTTGATGAAAACCTTAAAGCCGATTTACGTGTGGGTGTTCTTGGGGAGCATGCGAGTAACCTTGGTGGACTGATTGCTGATAATATCGCACAGTCTTTACCAAATGCTAAAGCTTATATTGCTGATCCGGTTGTGGTTGATGAGATGATTGATGTGGCACGTGTTTCAGGTCATCCTGAATTTGAGCGCATTTCAATTTTTCACGCATTGAATCAGAAAGCGGTAGGTCGAGCTTTTGCTTCAACCCTTGATAAAAACTACGAGGATTTAAATATTATCGTGGCACATTTAGGTGGTGGTATCTCAGTAGGTGCTCACTTAAAAGGACGTGTTATTGATGTGAATAATGCATTGGATGGTGAAGGACCTTTCTCTCCAGAACGTTCGGGAACATTGCCAGCTGGAGCTTTGGCTAAACTTTGTTTTAGCGGAAAAGTGACTTTGGATGATTTGAAAAAAATGATCAAAGGTGAAGGTGGTTTGGTTGCTCATATGGGAACGAATGATGCTTACGAAATTGAATTGAAAGCTAAGGCTGGTGATGAAAAAGCAAAACTGATTCAGGATGCAATGGCATACCAGGTAGGTAAATCTATTGGAGCTTGTGCTGCATCTTTAAAAGGTCAGGTTGATGGGATTATCTTAACAGGAGGTATTGCTCATAACGCCGATTTAGTAAACTATGTGAAAGAAATGGTTTCATTTGTTGCACCGATTATTGTTTATCCGGGTGAGGATGAAATGAAAGCTCTTGCAATGAATGGTTATATGGTGTTGAAAGGTGAGATTGAGCCTAAGAGATACGTTTAA
- a CDS encoding complex I 24 kDa subunit family protein — protein MNNHAEFVKDLVIEQGAKREELLPILQAVVEKDRFLSADAILKIAEETKIPAADVYGTASFYSFLDIVPRGKYVIRVCKTITCSMKGKNQILLALEDFLKIKLGETTPDKLFTMLETNCLGWCHKAPAMLVNDDVYTELTPNKVIDILSSYKEKAEAE, from the coding sequence ATGAACAATCATGCTGAATTTGTAAAAGATCTTGTAATTGAGCAAGGGGCTAAAAGGGAGGAATTGCTTCCTATCCTGCAAGCTGTTGTTGAAAAAGATCGTTTTTTATCTGCAGATGCTATTCTTAAAATAGCCGAAGAAACTAAAATCCCTGCCGCTGATGTCTATGGAACGGCTAGTTTCTATTCATTTCTGGATATTGTCCCACGTGGTAAATACGTCATTCGTGTTTGTAAAACCATTACCTGTTCCATGAAAGGGAAAAACCAAATTCTTTTGGCACTTGAAGATTTCCTTAAAATAAAACTTGGCGAAACAACGCCTGATAAACTATTTACCATGTTAGAAACCAATTGTTTGGGGTGGTGTCATAAGGCACCGGCAATGTTGGTAAACGATGATGTTTACACAGAGTTAACACCTAATAAGGTAATTGATATTCTGAGCTCCTACAAAGAAAAAGCCGAGGCAGAATAA
- a CDS encoding NADH-ubiquinone oxidoreductase-F iron-sulfur binding region domain-containing protein, whose product MTTKMKQLKRIDLIFNHEDDCKEILKKSFARTNEEVINEMVNSGLKGRGGAGFPTGLKWKLTAEAEDSPKYVICNADEGEPGTFKDREILTRVPHKVLAGMAMCAKIIGSRQGYIYLRGEYKFLVPQLREELVKFHQIMDELNLDFEVDIFLGSGAYICGEESALFESMEGKRGEPRNKPPYPTECGYLNKPTVINNVETLAHSYTIMKYGAKKFRELGVKDSWGSKLFSVSGDTPIPGIYELELGMSVQDFVDDFGDGDTKAVQVGGASGFLVPRKRFAKSHIGYQGKLTGVSLPTGGSMMIFNSSRSMYNVLDNYLDFFQEESCGQCTPCRVGCQQLLKGIKAVKRGEKPAVYLDKLLKLTDTMRLTAKCGLGQSVANSFSSIVENFREEMIY is encoded by the coding sequence ATGACAACAAAAATGAAACAACTCAAGAGAATAGATCTTATTTTCAATCATGAAGACGATTGTAAAGAAATATTAAAAAAGTCCTTCGCTCGCACCAATGAAGAAGTGATTAACGAAATGGTGAATTCTGGTCTAAAAGGACGTGGAGGTGCAGGTTTCCCCACAGGGTTAAAGTGGAAATTAACAGCTGAAGCTGAAGATAGTCCTAAATATGTTATTTGTAACGCCGATGAAGGGGAGCCCGGAACGTTTAAGGATAGAGAAATATTGACACGTGTGCCCCATAAAGTTTTGGCAGGAATGGCCATGTGTGCTAAAATAATAGGATCAAGACAAGGTTATATTTACTTAAGAGGTGAATATAAATTTTTGGTTCCACAATTGAGAGAGGAGCTTGTTAAATTTCATCAAATTATGGATGAATTGAACCTTGATTTTGAAGTGGATATCTTTCTGGGTAGTGGAGCATATATTTGTGGAGAGGAATCTGCCTTATTTGAGTCGATGGAAGGGAAAAGGGGCGAACCAAGAAATAAACCACCATACCCAACTGAGTGTGGTTATTTAAACAAGCCTACCGTCATTAATAATGTTGAAACTTTAGCTCATTCATATACCATTATGAAATATGGGGCTAAGAAATTCCGTGAACTTGGAGTTAAAGACTCGTGGGGTTCCAAGCTGTTTTCAGTTTCTGGAGATACGCCGATTCCTGGTATATACGAGTTGGAGTTGGGGATGAGTGTTCAGGATTTTGTTGATGACTTTGGCGATGGTGACACCAAAGCAGTTCAGGTTGGAGGAGCCTCAGGTTTTCTTGTTCCGCGTAAGCGTTTTGCTAAATCGCATATTGGATATCAAGGGAAACTGACAGGTGTATCGTTGCCAACAGGAGGTTCTATGATGATTTTTAATAGTTCTCGTTCCATGTATAATGTACTGGATAATTACCTCGATTTTTTTCAGGAGGAGTCTTGTGGGCAATGCACACCATGTCGGGTTGGTTGTCAACAGCTATTGAAAGGCATAAAGGCTGTGAAGCGTGGTGAAAAACCAGCTGTTTATTTAGATAAGCTTTTAAAACTAACCGATACGATGCGTTTAACGGCTAAATGTGGTTTGGGGCAATCGGTCGCGAATTCCTTTTCTTCCATTGTAGAAAATTTCCGTGAAGAAATGATTTACTAA
- a CDS encoding glycerate kinase → MNILIAPNAFKGSLSALEVAGIIQSNLLKLNPDLKCKCLPIADGGDGTFDVLTHHYNGETHIISTIDLLDREIKASLFLTEQGLAIIELTHVAGLSLLKPSDYNPLNTHTFGVGDLIRLALDLNCSKIILAVGGSGTLDMGLGALRALGYRFFDKDGLELKGGGGNLSSIVTVDTQCFDRRIMNVDFQIACDVENPLIGECGAAKVFGAQKGATSEEIDLLHQNHQYFAELIKAQFQIDISDMKYGGAAGGIAAGLHAMCGAKLQSGSELVFQCLDMDEAIDECDLLITGEGRIDSQSAFGKAPYVLAQKAKEKGKRVYAFCGTSEFLQNSPFDKVFPIKKVSQSLTEAMKRTKENLIDAVFSMRGVL, encoded by the coding sequence ATGAATATTCTGATCGCACCCAATGCTTTTAAAGGCAGCCTATCTGCTCTTGAAGTTGCTGGAATCATTCAATCTAATCTTTTAAAGCTTAATCCCGACCTTAAGTGTAAGTGTTTGCCTATTGCTGATGGTGGTGATGGGACTTTTGATGTGCTGACCCATCATTATAATGGAGAAACACATATTATTTCCACAATTGATCTTCTTGATAGAGAAATTAAGGCTTCTTTATTTCTTACGGAACAAGGACTTGCAATTATTGAACTAACTCATGTTGCCGGTTTGTCTTTGCTAAAACCTTCGGACTACAATCCTTTAAATACACATACTTTTGGAGTAGGAGATTTAATTCGTCTGGCTTTGGATCTGAACTGTTCCAAAATAATACTTGCCGTTGGTGGCAGTGGAACGCTTGATATGGGTTTGGGTGCATTAAGAGCTTTAGGGTACCGTTTTTTTGATAAAGATGGGCTGGAGCTTAAGGGAGGTGGAGGAAATTTGTCATCGATTGTAACCGTCGATACTCAGTGTTTTGATCGTCGGATTATGAATGTCGATTTTCAGATCGCCTGTGATGTTGAGAATCCTTTAATTGGAGAATGTGGAGCTGCGAAGGTTTTTGGAGCACAAAAAGGTGCTACTAGTGAAGAAATCGATCTGTTGCATCAGAATCATCAATATTTTGCTGAATTAATCAAAGCGCAATTTCAGATAGATATATCGGATATGAAGTATGGAGGTGCTGCTGGTGGTATTGCCGCAGGTCTTCATGCCATGTGTGGAGCTAAATTGCAATCAGGTAGCGAGTTGGTTTTCCAATGCCTTGATATGGATGAGGCTATAGACGAATGTGACCTTTTGATTACTGGAGAGGGGCGGATTGACTCGCAGTCAGCTTTTGGAAAAGCACCCTATGTTTTAGCTCAAAAAGCAAAAGAAAAGGGGAAACGTGTTTATGCATTTTGCGGGACTTCAGAATTTCTTCAAAACTCACCATTTGATAAGGTCTTTCCTATAAAAAAAGTGAGTCAAAGCTTGACTGAAGCTATGAAACGCACAAAAGAAAATTTGATTGATGCAGTTTTTTCAATGAGAGGTGTGTTATAA